From Methylococcus capsulatus:
TTCCGCCGGAGCTGCGGGAGGATCGGGGCGAGATCGAGGCGGCCCGGGCAGGGCGCCTGCCCGCACTGGTTGAACTGGGCGATCTGAGGGGTGATCTCCATGTCCACACACGGGTCACGGACGGCCACAATACTTTGCGGGAAATGGCCGAGGCCGCCCGCCAGCGGGGCTTCGAATACCTCGGCATCACCGAGCATTCGCGCCGGCTGACTGTCGCTCATGGCCTCGACCCTCTGCGCCTCATGCAGCAGATCGACGAGATCGACCGGCTCAATGGAGAGCTGCGGGGCATCACCCTGCTCAAGGGCATCGAAGTCGATATCCTGGAAGACGGCCGGCTGGACCTGCCCGACGAACTGCTGGGGCGGCTCGATCTGGTGGTCGGGGCGGTCCACAGCCGTTTCGACCTGTCGCGCGCCAAGCAGACCGAGCGCATCCTGAAGGCCATGGATCACCCGCATTTCACCCTGCTGGCCCATCCCAGCGGCAGGCTCATCGAGCGGCGTGAGCCTTACGATGTGGACATGCCGCGCATCATCCGCAAGGCGAAGGAACGGGGCTGCTACCTGGAGTTGAATGCCCATCCCGAACGGCTCGATCTGCTCGACACCTATTGCCAGGCGGCCAAGGCTGAAGGGGTGCTGGTCAGCATCAACTCCGATGCCCACAGCGTGCTGGATTTCGACCACCTCCGCTTTGGCGTCGGCCAGGCGCGGCGCGGCTGGCTGGAGAAGGGCGACGTGCTGAACTCCCGATCGCTCGCTGCGCTGAGGCCATTGCTGAAAAGGACAATGTAGGCCGCCGTTTCCGTATCCGGTCGTCCCGTCTTCGGAACCCGTGGCTGCAGATTGATTTTCCGGGCCACGCGGTACCGGTCTTCCCAATCGTGACATTTCCTCATTTGAATTCCTGGTCCCGTGCTGCGCTTCTTCGAACAACTGCTCCACCCTTTTCCCGAGGCCGTCCCCGAGCGTCTGCCCCAAGGTCTGTTGCCCTTCCTTTGGGCCTGCACGGCGGGGCTGCGCGGTTTCATCGCGGGCATGATGTTGCTGACGGCCGGCATCGGCGTGTTCGAAGCCATGCTGTTCAGCATGCTGGGAAACATCGTCGACTGGCTCGGCCGAATTCCGCCGGAGCGGTTCTGGACCGATGAACAGGACCGCCTGGTATTGCTGGCGGGGGTGCTGCTAGCCAGTCCCCTGGTCATCGCGCTGCAGACGATGATCAAGCACCAGACACTGGCCGGGAACTTCCCAATGCGGCTGCGCTGGAATTTCCACCGGCTGATGCTGGCTCAGAGCATGAGCTTCTATCAGGACGAGTTCGCCGGCCGGGTGGCCGCCAAGGTGATGCAGACCGCACTCGCCGTGCGCGACACCGTGCTTATCGTCACCGACATGCTGGTCTTCGTCGTCATCTATTTCACGACCATGAGCCTGGTGGCCGCCGGATTCGACCATCTGCTGCTCATGCCGTTCCTGGGCTGGGTGCTGCTATATCTCGCGATGCTCCGGTTCTTCGTGCCCAGGCTGGGGCGGGTGGCGGCCCGGCAGGCGGATGCGCGCTCGCTGATGACCGGGCGCATCACCGATGCCTACACCAATATCGCCACGGTCAAGCTGTTCTCCCACGCGCGCCGCGAGGCCGGATATGCCCGCGGTGCGATGCAGGAATTCCTCGAAACGGTATACCGGCAGTGCCGCCTGATCAGCGGCTTCGAAATCGTCAACCATTCCCTCAGCATGCTGCTGATCGCCAGCACGGCCGGCGCGGCGCTGTGGCTTTGGACCCAAGGCATGGTGGGTATCGGCGCGGTCGCCGCGGCCACGGCGATGGCCTTGCGCCTCAACGGTATTTCCCACTGGGTGATGTGGGAGATGGCTGCTCTGTTCGAGCATATCGGGACTGTGCAGGATGGCATGAACACCTTGTCTAAGGGCCATGCGGTGACCGACCGCCCCGGTGCGGCGCCGCTCCGGGTGAGCCGGGGCGAGATCCGCTTCGAATCCGTCGATTTCGCCTACGGCGGCGGCGCGCCGGTGTTCCGGGATTTTTCACTGCATATCCGCCCCGGTGAAAAAATCGGCCTGGTCGGCCGCTCCGGGGCGGGGAAATCCACTCTGGTCAATCTGTTGCTGCGCTTCTACGACGCCGATAGCGGCCGCATCCTGATCGACGGGCAGGACATTGCGCAGGTCACCCAAGACAGCCTGCGGGCGCAGATCGGCATGGTGACCCAGGACACCTCGCTCTTGCACCGGTCGGTGCGGGACAACCTCGCCTATGGCAGGCCGAACGCCGACGAGGCCGCCATGATCGCCGCCGCGGAAAAAGCCGAAGCGCACGGCTTCATCCTCGGCCTCGCCGATCCCCAAGGCCGTAAGGGCTATGACGCCCACGTGGGCGAACGCGGCGTCAAGCTCTCCGGCGGCCAGCGCCAGCGTATCGCCATCGCCCGGGTGATGCTCAAGGACGCGCCGATCCTGATCCTGGACGAAGCCACCAGCGCCCTCGATTCAGAAGTGGAGGTCGCGATCCAGTCCAGCCTGTACCGCCTGATGCAGGGCAAGACCGTCCTGGCGATCGCGCACCGTCTGTCCACGCTCGCCGCCATGGACCGGATCGTCGTCCTGGATCAGGGAAGGATCGTGGAAGAAGGCAGCCACCGGAGCCTCCTTGCTCGAGGAGGTCTCTACGCCCGGCTTTGGGCGCACCAGAGCGGGGGGTTTCTTGGGGAGGACATTTGAAGAACGGCAGGGCGAGAGGGGATGGCAGCGAGGTGGGGCGGGAGCCTTCTGTTCCAACCTACTGCCGGCGTTGGGCGGGCTTCCAGACCTTGGTTTTTCGAGCTGCCCCTCCGGGCTCGGTCAAGTGACAGCGAAGGCCGTCACTTTATCGATTCGACCCGCCTGCAATGTTAGACTTTGCCGGTTCAATCAGTCCGGAGGTCTTGAGAAGTACTATGGCGGGTCATAGCAAATGGGCCAACATTCAGCACCGCAAGGGGGCCCAGGATGCCAAGCGCGGCAAGTTGTTCACCAAGCTGATTCGCGAAATCACCGTGGCTTCGCGCACCGGTGGTCCCGATCCCGGCAACAACCCACGTCTGCGCACAGCCATGGACAAGGCACTCGTCGCCAACATGTCGAAGGACACCATCGAGCGGGCCGTCAAGAAAGGCTCGGGCGCCGCGGATGGCGACAACTATGAGGAAGTCCGCTACGAAGGTTACGGTCCCGGCGGCATCGCCGTGCTGGTCGACTGCCTG
This genomic window contains:
- a CDS encoding ABC transporter ATP-binding protein encodes the protein MLRFFEQLLHPFPEAVPERLPQGLLPFLWACTAGLRGFIAGMMLLTAGIGVFEAMLFSMLGNIVDWLGRIPPERFWTDEQDRLVLLAGVLLASPLVIALQTMIKHQTLAGNFPMRLRWNFHRLMLAQSMSFYQDEFAGRVAAKVMQTALAVRDTVLIVTDMLVFVVIYFTTMSLVAAGFDHLLLMPFLGWVLLYLAMLRFFVPRLGRVAARQADARSLMTGRITDAYTNIATVKLFSHARREAGYARGAMQEFLETVYRQCRLISGFEIVNHSLSMLLIASTAGAALWLWTQGMVGIGAVAAATAMALRLNGISHWVMWEMAALFEHIGTVQDGMNTLSKGHAVTDRPGAAPLRVSRGEIRFESVDFAYGGGAPVFRDFSLHIRPGEKIGLVGRSGAGKSTLVNLLLRFYDADSGRILIDGQDIAQVTQDSLRAQIGMVTQDTSLLHRSVRDNLAYGRPNADEAAMIAAAEKAEAHGFILGLADPQGRKGYDAHVGERGVKLSGGQRQRIAIARVMLKDAPILILDEATSALDSEVEVAIQSSLYRLMQGKTVLAIAHRLSTLAAMDRIVVLDQGRIVEEGSHRSLLARGGLYARLWAHQSGGFLGEDI